GATTTTACTAAGCGATAGCCCTGAGTCCAAAACTCAAAATGATAGTAAGCCTGTGGGTAATCCTTGCCTTTTTTGGTAATTGTGCGCCAGTGAATGTTACCGCTACCTTCTCCTTTATACCGTCGCATTTTACTAGGGTTTGGATTACTAGGGGAGATATCAGAATTACTAGGGCTTAACTGGATCCCACATTCCGCACCCCAAAATGTTACAGAGGGAAATTACGGAGATGAAAATCAAAGGGAGCATCAAAACAAACAGATAAAGTGAAAAAAGGCATTTGAGAAACAGTAAATCACCAAAAATGTCATCAAAATCTATTCTCAATAAGAAGCAATAAGAATGCACACCACCTGGAGAGGTCAATGAATAAGCGAAAGGAGATATTCAAGAAATAATTATAAGTTAGACTAATCAATTAAAGTAAAAAACGAAATTATAGACATAGTAAAATGGAGCTATAAATCAAAGAGATTAGCTCATCTTTACTCATAGAAATTAAATTGATAGAGATGATAATTAGCTGACTAATTGATAGTAACGTAAACAATCATCTGGTAAAAGACTCAAGATAAAATCTCTGTCCTTATTCCAATTAGAAATATGTTTCTCCTGATTGAGTGTAACCAAATGAATACACTGAAAGCATTGAAAAATCCAGCGTAAAGTAGGACGATTAGTTGCTTTGCCTAATTGATTTTTAATTGTTGATTTAGACTCCAAAAGAGCATTTCTAATATGACGTTGAGCCAAAGTATAAACCAGTAGACATAAACCCATAATCATTCCCAAAGACTCTATTCTCTCAGGACTTTTGAGGAAAATACTGTCGGCAAAAAATAATGGGTCTTTGAGAAAACCAAACCCTCTTTCACATGATTGTTGAGCTTTATATTCCCTGAGCATAGAATCATTGCTTAGTTCCTTTGAATCTAAAACATTTGTCGCAATAATAAAACGTCCCGCACTCAGCAATTCTGTATTAATTTTACTTTCATCCTGGGAGACTGTAGCTGATATTTGATAGGATATTTCTCCTGAAGTATCTTTTTTATTAGATTTTACTTGAGTCACCGTACTTTCGTGAATTTGATGATATTTGAATTGTTTTGATAATTTTGATAATGCCTTGATAGCATCTGCAACACATGCAAATCTCTCTTGTGATAACTTTTTCAAATCTTGCACAGCTTTTGATTCTGCTTTGGTAATTTTTTGTGTGAGCTTATGCAGGTCTGATTCTTTTCTTTCTTGACTTTGCACTACTAACCATCTTTGTTCTATCCCTGCATAATTTTGGATTTTTGATGCTAATTTATATCCTGGTATTGTACTATCAATAAATTCTGATTCTGCTAATGTTGATATTAATGATTTTGCTGCTTTTATGCTTAATGGTACTCGACATAACCAACGTAATTCTGACATCATTTTCAGGTTTGATTCTGTATATAAAGCAGCGTCAGCAACCATGAGACTATTAACTTCTAATTGTTTTTGATATTCTACTGCTATTTTACCAAAACATGATGAGTCAGCTTGGTTTCCCGATGCTAGTTTTAAAAATATTGGTATGTCTCCATCTCCTGAACATATCATTTCTATGATAAACTGTTTTAAGTCTGGACGATGGTCACGAGAATAACCGTAGGTGATGGTTATTTCTTTTGGTGATTTTACTGCTAATTCTTCTAATTCTTGGTTATTTCCTACTTTTTGACTCTCAAATATTACGAATGGTAAGCTAGTGTTATACTGCCCATGCACGTGCATTGATGATGAGTCTAGATGTGATGTTGATAGTGATACTCCAAATTTTTGAGCAGCTTTTAAGGCTATGATAAAAAAGATTGTATCTAAGCCTTTTATAAACAGTTTATCCATGACTCTCCCCAATTTATCGTCGTTGAGATATTCTGGTTTTACTCCTGCTCCTATTAAATGCTCACAGGCTATTGTTTCAAAATATTTGGGAAACATATATAACGGTTTGGAGACAAATCCTAACCCGTTTATTATCATGGCTTTTACCACTTGACCTGCATTTACTTTTTCGTCTTTTTCGACTCCTATTAATTCATTTATTATTTCTACTATTCCGATTGAATCTATGATTCCTGCTACTATCCCTAGATGGTCTATGTTCTGAATTTCCATTTCTTGAGGTTTTAATTTCACAACAGTTTCCTCTCATACTTCTGTTGTTATCAATTATTTCTTATTTGGTTATCAATTCATTTTTTTCTTTTGTTACCAAGTTTCACTTTCTCACACCATTTCGCTTTTAATGCTATTTATTATCATTAAGCATCTTAATTTTTGAATTGACTTTAGTTATTATGTACTACTTTAAGGGCTTTTTTGATCTGTGACAGTTTGGGGTGCGGAATGTGGGATATATAGGAAGATTATTCTCAATAACGGCATTCCAAAGGGGAGGAAAAGGGCGACGTTTGAGACGGTTTCTTCTCCTTTTAATGAGGAAGGGATTGGCTAAAATTACCGTGATAATTAGCCCAATAATGACAAAGACAATAATTGTTTCAATCATTGATTTTTGAGCATAATACAATTTTATGATACAGCAAATTTTATCTGGGTGAGGTACACTAGTAGCGGGCAAGATGCCCACACCTAAGATGTGTACTTCATTTACTGGCAAAGTGCCGTATCAAATTCGTTGAAAAAAATCACACTAAAAACACGCTAAAGCTATGGCAACTTACTCAAAAAAAGATTGAACAGTCAAATCCTTGAGGGTAATAGTGAAGTTACGCTGTTCTGCTGTAGCAATGAAGGAGATAATTGCCTCACAGGCCACAGCAACCGTTAACATCACTAGATTTCGTGCTAGGGGATAATCACAGACATCATCATTAACCTCAGAAGGAACACGATAAACATCATTCCAAATTACTTCTGCATAATCAGATGATAGCCCAGCATGAAGACAAGGAACACGTTTTTGATCAGCATAATCTTTCACTGCTTGACGTGCCACACTATTGTCAAAAGTATCAATAATTAACTGACTGTCTTGGAGTAATTGATTAGTATTTGCTGGTGTCAACTCCTTTGTTTTAGCATCAACTTTAGTGCCAATTGCTCGATATAAATTGTTGGCTAAAATTTTTGCCTTAAATGCTCCCACATCAGCACGATAGTAGGGTTGGGTGGAAAGATTACGTTCCTCAATGCGATCGCAATCAATCACTGTAAGTTTATCAAAACCAGATCGAGCCAAGTTTTCAACAATGTTAGCTCCTAATGCACCCGCCCCACAAATTGT
This region of Dolichospermum flos-aquae CCAP 1403/13F genomic DNA includes:
- a CDS encoding IS1634 family transposase; amino-acid sequence: MEIQNIDHLGIVAGIIDSIGIVEIINELIGVEKDEKVNAGQVVKAMIINGLGFVSKPLYMFPKYFETIACEHLIGAGVKPEYLNDDKLGRVMDKLFIKGLDTIFFIIALKAAQKFGVSLSTSHLDSSSMHVHGQYNTSLPFVIFESQKVGNNQELEELAVKSPKEITITYGYSRDHRPDLKQFIIEMICSGDGDIPIFLKLASGNQADSSCFGKIAVEYQKQLEVNSLMVADAALYTESNLKMMSELRWLCRVPLSIKAAKSLISTLAESEFIDSTIPGYKLASKIQNYAGIEQRWLVVQSQERKESDLHKLTQKITKAESKAVQDLKKLSQERFACVADAIKALSKLSKQFKYHQIHESTVTQVKSNKKDTSGEISYQISATVSQDESKINTELLSAGRFIIATNVLDSKELSNDSMLREYKAQQSCERGFGFLKDPLFFADSIFLKSPERIESLGMIMGLCLLVYTLAQRHIRNALLESKSTIKNQLGKATNRPTLRWIFQCFQCIHLVTLNQEKHISNWNKDRDFILSLLPDDCLRYYQLVS
- a CDS encoding ThiF family adenylyltransferase gives rise to the protein MSIFFHEQLYRSNAVMKKLKDYPITICGAGALGANIVENLARSGFDKLTVIDCDRIEERNLSTQPYYRADVGAFKAKILANNLYRAIGTKVDAKTKELTPANTNQLLQDSQLIIDTFDNSVARQAVKDYADQKRVPCLHAGLSSDYAEVIWNDVYRVPSEVNDDVCDYPLARNLVMLTVAVACEAIISFIATAEQRNFTITLKDLTVQSFFE